One genomic segment of Vulcanisaeta thermophila includes these proteins:
- a CDS encoding CaiB/BaiF CoA transferase family protein encodes MDLNRPLLKIRVLELTTAMAGPFASMLLADLGADVIKVEPPEGDSSRDWGPPFYAEKYSAYFASANRGKRSIVINLRHDRGREVMMRLVRTADVMIEAFRPGTAARLGIGYDDVVKVNPRIIYCSISGFGQYGPYRDYPGYDLVALAMSGLMDLTGEPNGSPVKFAVPIVDITTGLYCVIAVLSALMVRERTGRGTYIDLSLMDSALSILTHQATHYFASGEVPRRLGSAHAHIAPYQGFRAGDGRFFIVAVGTEKLWQEFCRAIGREDLINDPRFRTNPDRVRNREELERELEKTFLTAPMNHWVELLQRHGIPVAPVLNVKEAVESEHARARGMVIELKHPLIGGIKAMNNPIRARDMDTTSDRAPPMLGEHTREILRELGYSDDEIEELVRMGAVGALK; translated from the coding sequence ATGGACTTAAATCGACCCCTTCTTAAAATTAGAGTTTTGGAGTTAACTACTGCTATGGCTGGTCCCTTCGCATCCATGCTCCTGGCTGACCTGGGGGCCGATGTTATTAAGGTGGAGCCACCTGAGGGTGATTCATCACGTGATTGGGGACCGCCATTTTACGCGGAGAAGTACAGTGCGTACTTCGCAAGCGCCAATAGGGGTAAGAGGTCCATCGTGATTAACCTGAGGCATGATAGGGGTAGGGAGGTTATGATGAGGCTTGTGAGGACCGCTGACGTAATGATAGAGGCCTTTAGGCCGGGCACGGCGGCCAGGCTGGGTATTGGTTATGATGACGTAGTTAAGGTGAACCCCAGGATCATCTATTGCTCCATATCGGGCTTCGGTCAGTACGGACCCTACAGGGACTACCCGGGCTATGACCTCGTGGCCCTGGCCATGAGCGGGCTCATGGACCTGACAGGCGAGCCCAATGGGTCTCCAGTTAAATTCGCGGTTCCCATTGTGGACATAACCACGGGGCTTTACTGCGTAATCGCGGTCCTCTCGGCGCTGATGGTTAGGGAGAGAACTGGCAGAGGCACGTACATAGACCTGTCCCTCATGGACTCGGCCCTATCAATACTCACCCACCAGGCAACGCACTACTTCGCCAGTGGTGAGGTGCCCAGGAGGTTAGGTAGTGCCCATGCCCACATTGCCCCGTACCAGGGCTTTAGGGCTGGTGATGGTAGGTTCTTCATAGTGGCCGTGGGCACCGAGAAGCTATGGCAGGAGTTCTGTAGGGCCATTGGTAGGGAGGATTTAATCAACGACCCAAGGTTCAGGACGAACCCCGACAGGGTTAGGAATAGGGAGGAGCTGGAGAGGGAGTTGGAGAAGACATTCCTCACGGCGCCCATGAACCACTGGGTGGAACTCCTACAGAGGCACGGCATACCAGTGGCTCCCGTGCTTAATGTTAAGGAGGCCGTGGAGAGCGAGCATGCGAGGGCCAGGGGCATGGTAATTGAACTCAAGCACCCACTCATTGGGGGTATTAAAGCCATGAATAACCCAATAAGGGCCAGGGACATGGACACCACCAGTGACAGAGCACCACCAATGCTCGGCGAACACACTAGGGAGATCCTCAGGGAATTGGGCTACTCAGATGATGAAATTGAGGAGTTGGTGAGGATGGGCGCGGTGGGTGCCCTAAAATGA
- a CDS encoding enoyl-CoA hydratase/isomerase family protein produces MSLVIRESRDDVLIIRLNRPEKRNAFSLELTLRVTEAVRDGCGGYAGLIITGVGGVFSAGLDLAEIYSFKDIEESRKYFRAIKDLALSIINCDRPVVGLVNGSAYGFAAEILYFMDQVVAVKGSEFSLPGIRYGLVPVTPAFAPYLFGILRSRFFLDRDFKLSTEDALSWGLVHRVVGDINEGMEVALGIVRKINAVPRGVYLELKKLMIRSVAQRVNDEWDELLETLARESLTQEVKARLREFLRR; encoded by the coding sequence ATGAGCCTCGTGATCAGGGAGTCCAGGGATGACGTGTTAATAATAAGGTTGAATAGGCCCGAGAAGAGGAATGCCTTCAGTCTTGAGTTGACTTTAAGGGTCACGGAGGCCGTTAGGGATGGTTGCGGGGGTTACGCGGGCCTGATAATCACGGGGGTTGGTGGGGTGTTCTCCGCGGGCCTTGACCTAGCCGAGATATACAGCTTCAAGGATATTGAGGAGTCCAGGAAGTACTTCAGGGCGATTAAGGACCTGGCCCTCTCCATAATCAACTGCGACAGGCCAGTGGTGGGCTTAGTTAACGGATCAGCCTATGGTTTCGCAGCCGAGATCCTATACTTCATGGACCAGGTCGTGGCCGTTAAGGGTAGTGAGTTCTCCCTGCCCGGGATTAGGTATGGGCTCGTCCCAGTGACCCCTGCCTTCGCACCGTACCTCTTCGGCATCCTCAGGAGCAGATTCTTCCTAGACCGTGACTTCAAACTGAGCACTGAGGATGCGCTGTCCTGGGGTTTGGTCCATAGGGTTGTGGGCGACATTAATGAGGGGATGGAGGTGGCGCTGGGCATTGTGAGGAAGATAAATGCGGTGCCGCGTGGCGTTTATTTGGAATTGAAGAAGTTAATGATTAGGTCAGTGGCCCAGCGAGTCAATGATGAGTGGGATGAGCTTCTGGAAACCCTGGCCAGGGAATCATTAACCCAGGAGGTTAAGGCTAGGCTTAGGGAGTTCCTTAGGAGGTGA
- a CDS encoding amidase: MMKFDDMFDLLIEPNLRPEPKLILTIDEVVRRVSSPYDVVMKSLMKIRENIKLNAFITVLEEEALRIAEDIESKLRIGKIVGLLAAVPVAVKDNIFTRNIKTTMASKIFSDYVPKYNADIVNKLLSEDAIIIGKTNLHEFASGVSNISSYFGPVRNPYNPEHISGGSSGGSAVAVATNSVPIAIGTDTSGSIRIPAAFCGVIGYKPSYDLISREGVFPLAWSLDTIGLLGNNILDIAYVFYTVISNESIKYRFDLLRIKDGVNPKRVTIGYIHVDEDNPVHKVFMDTLSKLNSEGFNIEKISIDIDTINNTQRIIRLAEAAAVHNELFKLRGNDYSPDVAELIRQGLKISATDYINALRRKIYIASTIAQLFKRVDIIATPTVPIVAPKIVEVMGHEIEFRSIITRYTLLANLIGIPAISLPIGKINSLPVGIQLMSDLYNDEKLLTTANTIQQIIKY; this comes from the coding sequence ATGATGAAATTTGATGATATGTTTGATTTATTAATAGAACCTAATTTAAGGCCAGAACCAAAATTAATACTAACCATTGATGAAGTAGTAAGAAGGGTTTCTTCGCCATATGATGTGGTCATGAAGTCGTTGATGAAAATACGTGAAAATATAAAATTAAATGCTTTCATCACAGTATTGGAAGAGGAGGCTTTAAGAATCGCCGAGGATATTGAGAGTAAATTAAGGATAGGTAAGATAGTAGGTTTACTTGCTGCTGTGCCTGTGGCTGTTAAGGATAATATATTTACGAGAAATATTAAAACAACGATGGCTTCTAAAATATTTAGTGATTATGTTCCAAAATATAATGCGGATATAGTAAATAAGTTATTATCAGAAGATGCAATAATTATAGGTAAGACCAATTTACACGAATTCGCGTCCGGTGTATCCAATATTAGTTCTTATTTTGGTCCCGTTAGGAATCCTTATAATCCCGAGCATATCTCAGGGGGTTCTAGTGGTGGTTCTGCTGTTGCCGTGGCTACCAATTCAGTACCAATTGCCATAGGTACAGATACTTCAGGATCGATAAGAATACCAGCTGCATTTTGTGGTGTCATAGGCTATAAGCCTTCATATGATTTAATAAGCAGAGAGGGAGTGTTTCCATTAGCATGGAGTTTAGATACTATTGGGTTATTAGGTAATAATATTTTAGATATTGCTTATGTATTTTACACCGTAATTAGCAATGAATCTATTAAGTATAGATTTGATTTATTAAGAATTAAAGATGGGGTTAATCCAAAAAGAGTCACCATAGGCTACATTCATGTCGATGAGGACAATCCTGTACATAAGGTTTTCATGGATACACTAAGCAAACTTAACTCTGAGGGATTTAATATAGAGAAAATAAGCATAGATATAGATACCATTAACAATACCCAGAGGATTATAAGGCTTGCAGAGGCAGCTGCAGTACATAATGAGCTCTTTAAGTTAAGAGGTAATGATTATAGTCCTGATGTTGCGGAATTAATTAGGCAGGGATTAAAAATTAGTGCTACAGATTATATAAATGCTCTTAGACGTAAAATATATATAGCAAGTACTATTGCCCAACTCTTCAAGAGAGTTGATATAATAGCAACACCCACAGTGCCAATTGTGGCACCAAAGATAGTAGAAGTTATGGGACATGAAATTGAATTTAGATCAATAATAACTCGATATACATTATTAGCTAACTTAATCGGAATCCCTGCTATTTCATTACCAATTGGTAAGATAAATTCGCTGCCTGTGGGAATACAATTAATGAGCGATTTATATAATGATGAGAAGTTATTAACAACTGCTAATACGATTCAACAAATAATTAAATATTAA